In one window of Bradyrhizobium sp. AZCC 1721 DNA:
- the ffh gene encoding signal recognition particle protein has product MFDNLSEKLGGILDRLTGRGSLSEADVDAAMREVRRALLEADVALEVVRSFTERVREQAVGATVVKSVTPGQMVVKIVHDELIATLGADGQTIDLNAVPPVAIMMVGLQGSGKTTTTAKLARRMTQRDKRKVLMASLDIYRPAAMEQLAVLGRDLDIPTLPIVTGQKPAQIAKRALEAGKLGGYDVVLLDTAGRTTLDEEMMSEAAEIKATANPHEVLLVADSLTGQDAVNLARAFDQRVGLTGIVLTRVDGDGRGGAALSMRAVTGKPIKLIGTGEKTDALEDFHPSRIAGRILGMGDVVSLVERAAANIDAEKAARTAERMRKGQFDLNDMREQLLQMANMGGISGLMGMMPGIAKMKNQIAAAGIDDKILKRQVAIIDSMTRAERKNPDILKASRKKRIAAGAGQNVEQVNKLLKMHRNMADVMKAMGSGKRGPLAGIAQAMGFGGGMKPPSPEEMKALADKMQGGAGPGGLPNLPKDLPTGLRQGLPNLPGLTGLSGKPNLPGLGGFPGKKK; this is encoded by the coding sequence TTGTTCGACAATCTGTCGGAAAAGCTTGGTGGGATACTCGATCGGCTGACGGGCCGCGGCTCGCTGTCGGAGGCCGACGTCGACGCCGCGATGCGCGAGGTGCGCCGCGCGCTGCTGGAAGCCGACGTTGCGCTTGAGGTGGTCCGAAGCTTCACCGAGCGCGTCCGCGAGCAGGCGGTCGGCGCCACCGTCGTCAAGTCGGTCACGCCAGGCCAGATGGTGGTCAAGATCGTCCATGACGAGCTGATCGCCACCCTCGGCGCGGACGGACAGACCATCGATCTCAACGCGGTGCCGCCGGTCGCCATCATGATGGTCGGTCTCCAAGGCTCCGGCAAGACCACCACCACCGCAAAGCTCGCCCGCCGCATGACCCAGCGCGACAAGCGCAAGGTGCTGATGGCCTCGCTCGACATCTACCGCCCGGCGGCGATGGAGCAACTGGCCGTGCTGGGGCGCGACCTCGACATCCCGACGCTGCCGATCGTGACGGGGCAAAAGCCGGCGCAAATTGCAAAACGCGCACTCGAAGCCGGCAAGCTCGGCGGCTACGACGTGGTGCTGCTCGACACCGCCGGCCGCACCACGCTCGACGAAGAGATGATGAGCGAGGCGGCCGAGATCAAAGCCACGGCCAATCCGCATGAAGTGCTGCTGGTCGCGGACTCCCTGACCGGCCAGGACGCGGTCAACCTCGCGCGCGCCTTCGATCAGCGCGTCGGCCTCACCGGCATCGTGCTGACGCGCGTTGACGGCGACGGCCGCGGCGGCGCCGCGCTGTCGATGCGCGCGGTCACGGGAAAACCGATCAAGCTGATCGGCACCGGCGAAAAGACGGACGCGCTGGAAGACTTTCACCCCAGCCGCATTGCCGGCCGCATCCTCGGAATGGGCGACGTGGTGTCGCTGGTCGAACGCGCGGCGGCGAATATCGACGCCGAAAAGGCCGCGCGCACCGCCGAGCGGATGCGCAAGGGCCAGTTCGACCTCAACGACATGCGCGAGCAGTTGCTGCAGATGGCGAATATGGGCGGCATCAGCGGCTTGATGGGCATGATGCCGGGCATTGCCAAGATGAAGAACCAGATTGCGGCAGCCGGCATCGACGACAAGATTTTGAAGCGCCAGGTCGCGATCATCGATTCGATGACACGGGCTGAGCGCAAGAACCCGGACATTTTGAAGGCCAGCCGCAAGAAGCGCATCGCCGCCGGCGCCGGCCAGAATGTCGAGCAGGTCAATAAGCTCCTGAAGATGCACCGGAACATGGCCGACGTGATGAAGGCGATGGGTTCGGGCAAGCGCGGCCCGCTCGCCGGCATCGCGCAGGCGATGGGTTTTGGCGGCGGCATGAAGCCGCCTTCGCCGGAAGAGATGAAGGCGCTGGCGGACAAGATGCAGGGCGGCGCCGGTCCAGGCGGCCTGCCGAATTTGCCCAAGGATCTTCCCACCGGCCTGCGCCAGGGATTGCCGAATCTGCCGGGGCTTACCGGGCTGAGCGGCAAGCCGAACCTGCCGGGCCTCGGCGGCTTTCCGGGGAAGAAGAAATGA
- a CDS encoding MBL fold metallo-hydrolase: protein MSITRRRVFAVLAGAATAIGVPSVWISNMKTYEGPVSDHFDGMRFFDPDGVPPKSLAEVLRWQFGTDRKRASWPDWVPNAQSDTPPPRVSGDKVRLSFVGHVSWLIQTRDLNILVDPVWSPRASPLSWAGPHRHNDPGIAFDALPKIDVVLVSHGHYDHLDIATLSKLAEKFSPRVITPLGNDVTMRDADASIKAEAFDWQDRVELGNGIAVTLVPTRHWSARGLFDRNKALWASFVLETPAGKLYIVCDSGYGDGKHFRRVAEQHGPLRLAILPIGAYEPRWFMKDQHMNPDDAVKALADCGAKEALAHHHGTFQLTDEAIDAPVNALADALKEAKIPPERFCALKPGQVVEI, encoded by the coding sequence ATGTCCATTACTCGCCGCCGCGTCTTTGCAGTGCTCGCCGGAGCCGCCACGGCCATCGGCGTGCCGTCTGTCTGGATCAGCAATATGAAAACCTATGAGGGTCCTGTCTCCGATCATTTCGACGGCATGCGCTTCTTCGATCCCGACGGCGTGCCGCCAAAATCATTGGCGGAGGTGCTGCGCTGGCAGTTCGGCACCGACCGCAAGCGCGCGAGCTGGCCGGATTGGGTGCCGAATGCGCAGAGCGATACGCCGCCGCCGCGCGTTTCCGGCGACAAGGTGCGGCTATCCTTTGTCGGCCATGTCTCCTGGCTGATCCAGACGCGGGATCTCAATATTCTCGTCGATCCCGTGTGGTCGCCGCGGGCTTCGCCGCTTTCATGGGCCGGGCCGCACCGGCACAATGATCCCGGCATTGCATTCGACGCGCTGCCCAAGATCGACGTGGTGCTGGTCTCACACGGCCATTACGACCATCTCGATATCGCGACGCTGTCAAAACTCGCCGAAAAGTTTTCGCCGCGCGTGATCACGCCGCTCGGTAACGACGTCACCATGCGCGATGCGGACGCATCGATCAAAGCCGAGGCGTTCGACTGGCAGGATCGGGTGGAGCTCGGCAATGGCATCGCTGTGACGCTGGTGCCGACGCGGCACTGGTCGGCGCGCGGCCTGTTCGACCGCAACAAGGCGCTGTGGGCGAGTTTTGTGCTGGAGACGCCGGCCGGCAAACTCTACATCGTCTGCGATTCCGGCTATGGCGACGGCAAGCATTTCCGCCGCGTGGCCGAGCAGCACGGCCCGCTGCGGCTGGCGATACTACCGATCGGTGCCTATGAGCCGCGCTGGTTCATGAAGGATCAGCACATGAATCCAGATGATGCGGTGAAGGCGCTGGCCGATTGCGGCGCTAAGGAAGCGCTGGCGCATCATCACGGCACGTTCCAGCTCACCGATGAGGCGATCGACGCGCCGGTCAATGCATTGGCCGATGCGCTGAAGGAAGCGAAGATTCCGCCGGAGCGGTTCTGCGCGCTGAAGCCGGGGCAGGTGGTGGAGATCTAA